The genomic segment TTTTTGATGACACCCGGTTTTTCTGATATTGCTCCCTGGGAAAAAATCAATTTCAAATTTTTCAGTAGTGTCCGGTTAGTTTTTTGCATATGTTTTTTTCTGGTTCTTTAACAACAATAAAATCAGGAGCAGGATATTGGGAGGATTCCGCAGTTCATTTTGTATTGCAATACGGATTTCTCTTAAACGCATGATAGATACTGGTTCATTGTAATGTTTGCGACAATATATTGCCATAAGCAGGTATGTGATCAAACCTGAAAGCAATTGAACCATGACACCATACTCACTCCGTGCAATAAGGTGATAAACCTTAAGGTGCTTTTTCCACCATTGAAAGAACTTTTCAATATCCCATCGGAGTTTATATATCAAAGCTATCTGTTCTGCTGTCAGGTCATGGCGGTCTGTTGCAACATAATATTTTGCATCAGCAATACGATAACCGATAACTCTAACAGGTTTTTCAGTCTGATTTACACCGGGAGTTCCCAGGTAAACAAGGGCATCATAAAAGACATAACTCTCTGGATTTAAATGATATGCTCTTTTGCAAAATCATCTTCTCTGAGCTTCTGCAAAAGGTCACGGCCGGATTCATTTTCAAAAAGATGATAGTATATGAGACTATCAAGTTCATTTTCAAAGACAAATTTTAATGGTCTGTCTCCTTTTGATTCAAGTGGCGGGGCATCGGGCAAAATTTCTCGGACTGGTTTCATAAAGTCATTAAAAGTTGCTGAATTAATTGCCTTTTTAGGAACTGATAATGGTGAAATCATTTTGCCATCCCTGCTGAAATTTTGAATGATTAAAAGCCTTTATTTAAGTTTACCAGAATCAGGGAAAAATGAAAGCAAAAAATTTATATGCAAAAAACTAACCGGACACCACTGGGATAGATGGCACCTTTTATCCTGGGTATCTTGATTCAGATTCATTAATCACCATAGCAAATTCACTTCATAATCAGAGAATACATTGTCTTTGCTGATTACCACAAGCTTTTCCTCAATAGACTGACAGATAAGCATTCTGTCAAACGGATCACGGTGATGCATGGGGAGTTCTTCTAATTTATAAATATGATTCAGGGAAATGTTGAGAATATCAAGTTCGTTGGAATTTTCATGCTGTTTGATCAGATTTTTCAGCGAACACGGCAGACGCATTTTACCAATCTGCATTTTAATCTGCATTTCCCATATACTTGCACTGCTCAAAAACAGAGAATTGCTTTTATCTTCGCAGGCATTCAATGCTGCATTTGAAAGCTTTTCAGGGTTTGCTGCCCACCAAATAAACACATGTGTATCCAGAAGAAGTTTCATTTTTCACCTGTCCAGAATGAATCCGGCAAAGGGTCGTCAAAATCATCACTTGTCCAGATTTCACCTTTATTCAGACCGGCAATACGCTTTTTCTTTTTATCTGAAATTGGAATAAGTCTGGCAAAAGGTTTGCTGTCTTTTTCAAGAATAACACTGCCTCCCTCAGTGATAAAGGTAATCAGATCGCCAATTCTATTCTTTAAATCACTAATTGTAATAACCTGGGTTGGCATATTTCCTCCTTATATACAGATTCATAAAGTGATCTTTTGTCTGTGTAAAGGTTATATTCAATTATCTGAATTTATTGAAGCTGTATGAAAGCCCAGTGTGAAAAATTGCAATAAATCATGTCAAGAAAAACATGTCAGTTCCTTATCGTAAGAATAGTCGGAAAGAACCAGTTTTGAAGCATCGGCAAGTCTTTTCCTACGGATATGCCGTTCATGCTGATTTGTCAGGCCGGTATCTTTGCCGTCAAAAGTGTCGGCAGACCGGTCTGACAAAAGTATAACCCGGCATCTACCTGTTTCGCCTATCTGAACATTTTCAGGAATTTTGATTATTCCATTATGGATTTCCGTTTCAAATTCATAGGCAGTCATGGCCGGGTTTGAAAGAAAACGGGTGATTGCCGATTGATTCTGTGTTTTCATAATGCCCTCCTGTTAATAAATTTGCGGGTATGGTTGTAATTTTAATCTTTCCAATTCACCAGCTTCAGATTATATCCCAGTTTCTGAATAGTTACTAAATGAATAGTATTTAATAGTATTCATCAAGTTTTGAAACCGGCACCATATGGTCCGGTGAGAAATCGGTAAAGAATGTTAAGCGAGCCTACATAATCAGCCTGTTCCGAATACCCGCACTTCAGACACTTAAATTCCTCGTTGTTCCGGTTCTCCCTCTGAGTATGGGCGCAGTCCGGGTTCGGACATTTCTGACTGGTTTTAAACGGGCTGACAGACCGGAAGGAAACACGGTTTTCTTCACAGCGCATCTGAATTATATTCAGCAGTTCCCGATAATTCCAGTTACTCAGAGTCTTTCGTAATTCTTTTGTTCTGTTCTTCTGTCTTGTGTTATGTTTTAAATTTTTCAGTTTTTCTGTAACAACAAGCTGTAAATTATTGTCTGCGAAATAATCTTTCACAGTTTTATGAATATAGTATGACAGTTCTTTTTTTGCTCTTTTATATGCTTTTGACCCCTGATGTTTTCTTTTTATTTTTGATATCAGCGGACTGACCTCATTTCCTAAAAATTCTCTCTTTGATGTTGTCATTAGATGATTTATTCCGGCATCAATTCCCACAAGCTTTCCTTCCTGCTTTTTCTCTCCGGTTTCGATTTCAAATGAAATCTGAACATGCTGCCGGTTAATGACAACGGAACTTCCCATTTTTCCGATCTCTGCCCATTTGTTGAACTGACGGTGTTTTTTCAAAGGGATATATAATTTAATTCCGTTCCCCACAGAATGCACAACCAGCCACAGATCAAAGGAATTGCGCCCTTTTTCGATTCTGACAACCTGGGAAGAAAGAGTCATTTTTTTTCCGTTATGCACGGGTTTAACAGGTTCAGTGAATATTTCCTCTCCCAGAAGTTCCTCAGCTTCAAGTTCAATGCTGCTTTTTCTCCTGTTTTCAATATTCCTTGCACCTAAAACCATTGAAAGAGCTTCTCTTGCGGCACACTGACGCATTCTTGCCGTCAGCCATGTCTCAGGCAGACTGTATATTTCAGATGTTATCTGATTTGCGGACCTGATTTCAGGATGATCCCAGAAATAATCAATAAAAAAATTCGCAGTACGGGCATATTCATCATGGATTCCATCCAGGATTTCACGCTTTTTCCCGGTTGCTAATTTAATCGTTACCTTTGACGATCTTTTTATTTTCATTCTCAAGCTCCTGAATCAGTTTTTCGGTCTTTCTTTTACTGCGCCTCAATCCGTAAAGCCTTGTTGTAAAGCTGGTAACAAGGCTCACAAAATCCTGCATCAGTTCATCTCTGTCATTTGCGGATTCGTTGATAATTTCAATCCGGCAGCCCTGGGATTCCTTGAATAATTTGATATAATTGAATCCAAAACGGGTCAGCCTGTCCTTATGCTCAACCACTATTCTTGTTACAACAGGATTTTTCAGCAGTTTTGTCAGCCTGGGGCGGTTGTCGTTCAGGCCGGATGCGCATTCCTTTACCACTTCCTTTATCTGCCAGCCTTTTGCTGCACAATAAGAGCAGAGTCTTTCAGCCTGAATTTCAAGATTCTTTTTGTTTTCAGATGAAGATACACGAGCATAACATACCGTGTATTCCGGTCTGCCCGGAGAATTTTCTGGAATAAGGATTTTTCCGAATTCATCCTGGTAAGCATCCGGGATTTTTCCGGCTTTATAACGGTTCCAGGCCGCACGGTATTTGATGCCGTGTTCTTTTGCATATTCACTTAAAATCTTCATAGTATTTAATAAAAATTAATACTATATAATTCTATTATTGTCAACAAAAAAATAGAATACGCTGGTAGTGTTCAACATTGCCGGTAACCAATACCAAACCGCTTTCCAAAGCAATTGCTGAAATAATCGGGTCGGCACGGCCAATCGTCTGTCCTGTCCGTTCCAAATCTGCATAGATCCGCCCTGCTGTTT from the Desulfonema limicola genome contains:
- a CDS encoding transposase, which translates into the protein MIYKLRWDIEKFFQWWKKHLKVYHLIARSEYGVMVQLLSGLITYLLMAIYCRKHYNEPVSIMRLREIRIAIQNELRNPPNILLLILLLLKNQKKTYAKN
- a CDS encoding type II toxin-antitoxin system VapC family toxin, which encodes MKLLLDTHVFIWWAANPEKLSNAALNACEDKSNSLFLSSASIWEMQIKMQIGKMRLPCSLKNLIKQHENSNELDILNISLNHIYKLEELPMHHRDPFDRMLICQSIEEKLVVISKDNVFSDYEVNLLW
- a CDS encoding type II toxin-antitoxin system Phd/YefM family antitoxin; the protein is MPTQVITISDLKNRIGDLITFITEGGSVILEKDSKPFARLIPISDKKKKRIAGLNKGEIWTSDDFDDPLPDSFWTGEK
- a CDS encoding RNA-guided endonuclease InsQ/TnpB family protein, which produces MKIKRSSKVTIKLATGKKREILDGIHDEYARTANFFIDYFWDHPEIRSANQITSEIYSLPETWLTARMRQCAAREALSMVLGARNIENRRKSSIELEAEELLGEEIFTEPVKPVHNGKKMTLSSQVVRIEKGRNSFDLWLVVHSVGNGIKLYIPLKKHRQFNKWAEIGKMGSSVVINRQHVQISFEIETGEKKQEGKLVGIDAGINHLMTTSKREFLGNEVSPLISKIKRKHQGSKAYKRAKKELSYYIHKTVKDYFADNNLQLVVTEKLKNLKHNTRQKNRTKELRKTLSNWNYRELLNIIQMRCEENRVSFRSVSPFKTSQKCPNPDCAHTQRENRNNEEFKCLKCGYSEQADYVGSLNILYRFLTGPYGAGFKT
- a CDS encoding IS607 family transposase → MKILSEYAKEHGIKYRAAWNRYKAGKIPDAYQDEFGKILIPENSPGRPEYTVCYARVSSSENKKNLEIQAERLCSYCAAKGWQIKEVVKECASGLNDNRPRLTKLLKNPVVTRIVVEHKDRLTRFGFNYIKLFKESQGCRIEIINESANDRDELMQDFVSLVTSFTTRLYGLRRSKRKTEKLIQELENENKKIVKGND